The genome window CGTTAAAAAAAGCAGCATCCCCAAAAGATTTTTCAGAGTACTAATCACGGGCAAACTGGTTTGAGTCACCGGATCCAAAATCTCCGCATAACCGAAACCGAGCTGAACGTTAAAAAATTCTCCGGCCATCTGAAAGGCGGCAAAGATCAAGCTGATCAAAAAACCGAGAAGCATTCCGATCAAAGCCTCGGCCATCACAACAAGACCGTAGGTTCCCATGTCACCCGGAACCGGAGGAAGAAATCCCGCTGTAACCGGAAACAGAATCACGGAAACCAAAAAGGAGAAAATCATCTTCTGAGGAACGCTGATCGAAGGATAAGAAAACACGGGCGCGACGGATAACAATCCCATCAGCCTAGAAAGGATCAGCAGAAACACTTGAAAATGATTGATGAAGTATTCCATACCCTTCTAAAACTTCTCGATCATTAGGAATAGGTTGCGCGTATAGTCGGTCATCGTCTGAATCATCCAGGATGAAAAAATCACGATCACGATAAAGATCGCCACGAGCTTCGGAACGAACGCGATCGTAGGCTCCTGAATCGAAGTCGTAGTCTGCAAGATCCCGATGATCAATCCGACCACAAGCGCGGTCAAAAGAATCGGAGAAGAGATCTTGAGCGTGATATAAAGAGCGTCCCGAATCAGGGTCATGGCGTCGAGTTCCGTCATTTATAACTCCTTACCAATTCGTAGACGATCAGGTTCCAGCCGTCCACGAGAACGAACAGAATCAACTTGAACGGAAGACTCACCATCACGGGAGGAAGCATCATAAGACCCATGGAAAGAAGGGCGGACGCGACCACGAGGTCGATCACGATAAACGGAATAAAGATAATGATCCCGATCCAAAACGCCTTTTTGATTTCGCTTAACATAAAGGCCGGAATCAGAACGTAGGATGGAACGTCGTCGAAGGATTCCACCTTCTCCACCTTTCCGATTTTTAAGAATAAGGCGACGTCCTTTGCACCCGAGGTTCCGATTTGACGCATCATAAATTCACGGATCGGAACCATCCCCTTTTCAAAAAACGCGTTCGTATCGATCTTACCTTCGAGATACGGAGTGAGCGCGCGTTCGTTCACCGTGTTCAAGGTGGGAGCCATGATAAAGAACGTCATAAACAACGCGAGACCCATCATCACTTGGTTCGGCGGAAGATTCTGGATCGACAACGCCCTTCTCACAAAGTCGAGAACGATCACGATCTTCGTAAACGAAGTCAAAGACATCACGATCGCCGGAGCCAAGGAAAGAATCGTGACAAGAAACAAAACCATCAGAGACAAACTCGTCTCTCTCGGATTCTTCGCCTCGTTCACATTGATGTTTAAATTCGGAATCGGAATCCGGGTTCCCGCGGATTGCGCTTCCAAGGTGAAAAAAGAAGAACCCAAGGATAAGCCCGTGACTAACAGCAGGATCCATGTTATGTTCTTTATAAGTTTTTTATGTCTCATTCTCACCTGAAAAAAATTCCTCAAATTCGATTCTTGTCCGCGTCATCTCAAATCGAAAAGCCCGCTTTCGAGCGAGCTTGTTTTTTCTTTGAGTTCGTCCAATTTTTTGCGGGCTTGTCTTCGTTTCTCTTCCCGAGCTGCCCCGCCCTTTTCGTTCGTATCCGGCGGACCCTCCTGGGTTCCGGAAATCCGAGAGTTTAAGTCCTTGATCTGCTCCAGGACCGTAACCAAAAATCCGCCTTCGGGCGGCTGGAAGCTTTCCTTTTTCTGAAGAATTCGATGCTTCACTTCCGGATCTTCGATCTCGGTGATCAGATTGATTCCGTTATCCGCCACGCCAAGAACCAAAAGTCTTCCGGAAACTTCCACGATCTGAAGCTGCTTGTTCGGTCCGAGCATCAAACTCGAAAGAACGTTCATTTCGCCGCGGACCGGCAAACGCCCTTCCCGATTTTTAGATACGTATTTTAGAATATAGTAAAGCGCCGCGCAGAGAAGTCCCAAAATAAAAACGACCCGGAACAAGGTTCCCGCGATTCCCGGACCGTCGTCGCTCGGGCGATATCTTTCTTCCACGGGATTCGGCGCGGTTTGAGTGTCCGCGGCGGAACTTTTCGCGCCCGTATTTCCCGTCGTCCCGGAGGTCGAGGAAGAATCCGTCTTTTTTTCGCCGGAATCGGAATTCTTCTTTTCGTCTTTGGAAGCCGAGGATTGTCCCAATTCTTTTTTGAGAGCCTCGTCCATAAGCTCCCGCTCGGACTGCGCCCGTAAAGAAGCAAAAGCAAAGCTGAATATAAGAAAAATGGAAAGTAGGAACGCGACCTTCCTTCCGTTTGCCGGGAAGGATTCTAAGAATTTCACTTGCCCTCCGGCTTGATCCGATCGGTAGGACTTACGATATCCGTTACGCGCACCCCGAAGTTTTCGTCGATGACCACGACTTCTCCCTTGGCGATCAGCTTCCCGTTGACCAAAAGATCCACGGGTTCACCCGCGAGTTTGTCCAACTCGATGATCGAACCTTCTCCCAAACCCAGAATGTCCTTGATATACATCTTGGTTCGACCGAGTTCCACTGTGACGCTCATCTGAACGTCCATGAGAAGGTTTAAGTTCGGAGTATTCGACGCTCCACTCGCGGTCCCTAAATTCGGAAACGCGACCGACTTAACGGACATGGAACCGGCGGACATTCCCATTCCTCCCATGCCGCCCATTCCCATCCCTCCCATATCTCCGCCGCCGCTTCCGGAACGACGATACAGGTTCAAAAGATCGGACGCTGTGGAAAGAGAGAGAAGAAACTGAACCCGAAAGGAAGGAATGCTTTCGATCGTTAAATTGAAAAAGACTCGAACGATACTTTCGCCGTCCGGCAACACCAAGGCCGCGGGAGAAGTTACGTTTCTTGTTTCGGAAGGAGATCCGTTGACGCCCCCTCCGGTTTTTGTGCTGATCTGGGAAATCAACGCGCCCATCACCGGAGTGAGAGAATCGCGGAGAGTCTGCATCTGCGCCTCGTCCAATTCTCCCGAATCAAAACCGCCCATCATGGAATTGGCGATCTTGACCGCGTTTTCGGCGGACATGGCAAGAACCACTCTTCCGTTTACGCTTCCGGATAACGTGGAATATAAAAGAAAAGAACCTGATTTTAATTCGGACTCGATGTCCTTACGCGCCCTTGTTTCCACATTCGGATTTAAGAATGCGGAAGAACGGGAAAGAACGGCGCCTAACGTGTTCCCGGCAACTTGAAAACAAGAAGAAAGAAGATCGGACAAGATATCCCTGTCCACGGGAGACATTCCCGGAACTTCTTTTTGTGCGGCTGTAGATGCTACCGCCCCCGGGTCAAACGTATCGCTTGCACCGGCTAATAATGCATCAATTTCTTCCTGTGAAAGGGAACCTTCGCCCATTTTGGGAACTCTCCCGGGAATTTTAGTTAATGGGACATAAGAAAAGAGTTTTTGTCACCTCATTTTTTTTGTCTCAACTTGATTCCACCGGTTTTTCGGGTTAAAACAACCTTTTTTTCGAAAAACGCCCTTTCTCGTCGGGCTCAAAGAGTGAGATCGCCTCCCAACCCATCCGCAAGCATTCTTAAGCCGTCGAAGGAATAAATTCCGGTTTGATGGTTGTCGCTCCATACCGGATTGATCGCGTATCTTCCGACCTTGTTGATCGAATAGAGTTTGATCGATTGAATTCCGCCCGTGGTAGTTCCCACTTTTCCTCCGTGTCCGCCCTTGCAAACGACGCACGGGCAACGTTTCCGGAGATCCAAAAGCTCGAAGGTGGACGTAACTCCGTCCTTCCAGGTGATCTTCAGATGATTTTCGTCGAAATCGATCTGATCGGGAGTGGTGGCTTTTAAACTGAGTTGAGTCATTTCGTATGAGTTCCTACATTTTCAAGATCTCACGAGTCAGTATGAGTTCCTACATTTCCCGAAATCTCACGAGTCAGTATGAGTTCTTACATTTCCCGAAATCTCACGAGTCCGTATGAGTTCCCACATTTCCCGAAATCTCACGAGTCCGTATGAGTTCCCACACGTTTCCCCGATTTCAATAGAACCAGTCAGGAGTCACTTCGGAAGCTTGCACTTCTTCGCCAAAAACTTCCCGATCGGAGTTCCGTACGTGATCTTTTCATTCACGGAAAGCGTCTCGAATTGGAACGTATCTTTTTCCATAAGAAGAATCACGGTCGATCCCATCTCAAACCGTCCGAGTTCCGCGCCCTTGTCGATCATGATCGAAACGTCCTTATATTCGACGTTTCTCGCGGTCCGAATGAGCGTATTTGTCACGATCTTGTTGTCGTAAGTCACGCGGATTCTCCCGACATTCGAGGCTCCCACCTTGATAACGGCGACTTTACCGTATTCGGTTTGCAGATACGTAATCAATCGTTCGTTTTTCGGAAAAAGTCCTCGAATCCCGAAAACCGCGAGTTCGTTCACCGGAAATAATTTTCCGGGTTCGTAGTAATACCCTAAAATTTTTCCATACGCGGGAGAATGGATTCTATGATAGTCCTGCGGAGAAAGATAGAATGTGATGTATTTTCCGTTCGTAAAGTCGTCGATGTATTTCGACAATCCGCCACCCAGAAGTTCCTTGAGATTGTAATCCACTCCCTTGGCTTGAATGATGATTCTCTGATTGATATCCCCGTATCCCGTAACTCTCGCGTCGACGGGAGAAACCATTTCGTTATCCGCGGAATCGATGATTCTCGCTTCGGCTTTCAAAGCTCTCGTAAAAAATGCGTTGAGGGAATTGTATTCCTGAATTTCCAGTTCCGCTTCGTCGAGATTGATCTTATACGCCCTTGCAAACGCCTTCAAAACCGGAATCATCACAAAGCGCGGCAGGCGGGAAGAAGCCAATAATCCGAACAAACGGGAAAGAAGATTCTTCGGTACGAGAGAAAGAATTAGAAGATAAAAGTCCTTCAACACTTCGTAGCGCGCACCGCTTTCCGTTAAGAAACGCTTCAACTCGGTTCTCGCGATCTTCTCGAGCAAAACGAGAGAAATCAAAACCGGAACGGCGGTGATGATCGACAAAGAATATCCCAAACCGAACGCTTCGAACACGATTTGTTCGCCGTTCTTCACATACAAATAGGCGGCCAAAAGAATAGTCACAAGAAAGAGCATTCGAAAAAAATTCGCGAATTTTTCGCCGAACACATACAGCGCGTTCTGTTCTCCCGTATAAAACCAACCCGTGATCGATACGACTCCCAAAAGCAGAAACGATCCGAAAAACGCCATGTTGATCGGATTCGTATGTCCTTGAAAAAGCGCGTTCACGAAAAGAATCTGCTCTTCCATCTTAAACGCTCCGTACGAAGAAAGCGCGTAGATCACGAGAGTCGACACCACAAATCCCTCAAAGAAGGTGGCAAGCATGCTCACCAGTCCTTGTTTCGCCGGATAATCCGTTCTTACGACACCGGACAACCCTGCGCTTTTCCCGATTCCGGTTTCGGTGGAAACGAAGAAGATTCCGGAAGCCGTGCTGAAGGTTCTTGCGAGAACGAAACTCCCTCCCGCGATCGCGGTCAACGGCTGGAACGCATCCTGAAACGAAAGCCAGAGGAAATCCTTGAAGTTCATTAAGGAATTCTTAAATAGAAAAAAGTAACCGGAAAAAAACAAAAGGATCGCAATCGGAGCGAGATACGCGGAAACTTTTCCCACTCTTCGTACGCCGCCTAACACGATAAATACGAGAACCACGGACAACAAAAACGGAACCGTCATCCCGCTCACCTCGAACGCACGATTGGCGATATGAGTGACATACAACATCGGAACCGCGCCGCCCATAACGAGAACGGTCAAAAGACCGGCGATCGCAAAACTCACCGCAAGCCATCTCGCTTTGAGAGCGCTTTCGATAAAATACATCGGACCGGAAAGATATCTTCCCGAAGCCGTCTTGGTTCTAAATCGGATCGCAAGAGTCGAAGAAACGAAACGGAGAGGCATGATAAAAAAGGAAGAAATCCAAATCCAGAAGAGAACCCCCGGACCGCCGATCATCAGAGCGAGAGCCGAACCGATCACCGCCCCCGGAACGAGAGAGGACGCGGTTCCGGAAAAAAAAGCCTGGGAGTGGACGAGCCTTCCCCGCGAACCTTTGTAGTCCATATTGCCCGAAAAAATTTTTACGGCGAGAAAGAGGAACCGAATCTGGGGGAATCGGAGTCTGAGTGTCAGATAGATTCCGATAAAACTCAGGAAGTAGAAATACGGTTTGAGTAAATCCCAATCAAAGAACTGAAAAAACTGAAATTGCAACATGTCTCCGCCCGATACGAAAGAAAATCCGCTTTTTATAGAAGTCCTTGCTAGAAATCCTGTAATCATGCGCGCTACCAGCAAAATTTTCGGGATCTCATTCTGTGTTTTACTTTTTTTCCCGCTTCTCCCCAACCCTTCTTCCGCTTTGAACGCCGAAACGGAGCTTTCCAAAACGAAGTCTCATTCCCGAAAACCCGCGCTCGAAATTCCTCCCGAAGAGGAATCGTATTGGGAACTCGGACTCCGAGCCGGAATCGGATATAAGGGAGAAGACAGACTCAATTCTTTTCTGAGAGGATTTACGGATACATACGATCCGAGGGTAGCTTCCAAAACCAAACTCGACCCGCCGTCGAACGTTTCTCAGGGAGAATTGTTTTTACGCAGAAAGATCGGGCCGGAGAGTCAAATCGGTTTCATCGGAGGCTATCGCGAATGGCAGAAGTTCGGATTGAAACAGGTTTCGTCCGAACCGTTTTACACCGATCTGACTTTTAAACTTTCCAATCCGTATTTTCTTTTGATGTATTGGCACGAATGGAATTACAAACGATGGATCTTTCAAGGCGGACTCGGAGCCGGAATGTCGCAAGTATATTGGGACTCGAAAGGATACGCGACTTCGGGAAGAGAAAGCTTTCGACAAGAAGGTTCCCTGACCGGAACCGGAATCGAATTTCGTTTGGAAGGTTCGGTCAATCGAAGAATCACCGATTCCACAAGTCTTCAACTCGGGATCGCGCTTTCCTGGATCAACATTCCTTCCTTAAACGGAACGTTCAACGGAGAATCGGCCAGCTTTTATTTGAGAGAAGACGGACGGGTCACACCTCTGACAGAATCGAACAATCAAACCGCGATCTTGGTTACGAATCAATTTTCCCGTAAACTGGAATTCCAAGTCCTGACTACGACCTTGTTTTTCGGAGTCGCGCAGAAGTTTTAAACTTTAAAACGCGGGGGTTTTCCGCCGACGCGTTTAAACGTCGAAGGAAGTTTTTTCCCGCTTATAACGAAGCGGTTTTTTCAAATATTTGATTAGAAGAACCCGGTTCCCTTTTTCGTTAAACCGAACGATATCGAAGACTCTTCTCGTCATCACGATTCCTCTTCCGTGAGTCAAACTCGTTTCGTTCAGTTTTTCGATATCTAAGTTTAGAATTTTCTTATAATCGAAACCTTCTCCCTCGTCCGAGATCAGAAATCCGATCCTGCGGGCGTTGAGAGAATACGAAACCTTTACGGTTCGATAGTTGTAGAACGGTTCCTTTTGTCTTTTTTGGATGAATTCGAGATAACGCCCTTCGGCGAGCGCCTCCGTTTTTTCGTCGAAGCTGATCGCCAAATTTCCGTGTTCGATCGAATTGATGACGATTTCCCGGATACAGGTTCGGATCGCGATTATAATTTCGGTCCCTACGAAACTGGAAAGATTGACGGTCAAAAGTCGGCTCAACAGATCCGCATTCCGCAGATAGTTGTTGAGAGTAAAGTGCATGGATTCGCTTACGATGAACTTCGAAAGAATATCCTCGTCGAGTTCATAAGCCTTTCCTAATATTCCTTTCCTATCACCCAAGTCCAAAAGCTGAAGACGAACCCGAATCTGTCTCGGTTCCAAAACGAACTTTTGCCTAAACTCGACCGCGAACTCCGAACTTTTCCCGGTTCGCAAAAGTTCGTCGATCTTATCCTTCGCCAAAATTTTTGCGTAAGCGACATCCCCGCCCGTGGGAACGAAGATCAGATCCAGAAAATCCCAACCGATCACCTCTTCCGGATCGAAACCCAGAAGTCTTCCGAGCGCCTTGTTCGCATTTCGGATTCTCCCGTTCGTATCCATCGTAAAAAGGAATTCCTCCGATTCTTCGAAGAGATTCTTGAAACGTTTTTCGGATCGTTCGGCTACGAGTTTGGTGGAACCGAGTTCCTTGATTTTCGCGGACAAAACCTTGGACAATACTTTTACCCGGTCCGCAAGACCCAGTCCCATTAAAACGACATGAAACAGGGACGCGATCTCGATGACCCAAAATTTTAAACCGAAGTTACGGAACCAACCGCTGTGCAAAAATAAAAATAGAATCGATCCTAAGACCAGAATTCCCCAGGCGGAAAGAAAATACGACGCATTCCATTGATTCCAAGCGATGCTTCTGATTCCGTTGATAAACAAAAGGATCACGCAGGCGAACGTGCAAAATAATCCGATCCAAATTCCGAAACGTTCCGGAATCCAAAGAGAAACAAACGCACAAGTCAAAAATACCGCTTGCAAATATTGGAATATACGATGGGAGATTTTAGAACGGTTTTTCAAATCCAGATATACGTTCACGAATAAACACATCAAAGTCAGACAGATCAAAAGAAAAAACGGAACGCTTACGTTTGTCCATGCGACCCAATCCGGCCAGAGAATCTGAAATCCGAACCCTTCCAAAACGAATTGAAATAGGGAAAATCCGAAGATGTAGATCGCAAAGAAGAAATAACTTCGTTCTTTTGTGGAAGCGAACAATAGAAGATTGTAAAGCGCAAGAACGAGCATCGCTCCGAAAAACAATCCGAAAAAAAATTGTTCGTAGATCACCTTTTGATAAAATCCGAGAGCACCGTAGTAACGCAGGGAAAGCTGGATTCTCGAATCGGATTTGATCCGCAAAAAAACGGACTTTTTCGTTTTTGGAAGACCGACCGAAGGAAAGGCAGGGTTGCGGTATTGAATCGGCCTGATTCCGAACGGGATCGAATCGCCCGCCCTGTAAAACGGGGATTCTCCTTTTTTTACGTCGTAGTATTCGACCAAATCCGCGTTCGGATATTGATATTCCACGATCCATCGAATCGGCTGCGCGGAGGAATTCTCCACATTCAAACGAACCCAAACGGAAGCATTCGTATATCCTAAAGAACTAATATTCCCGGAATTGAATTTACCCTGATCCGCCAAAGCCCGGATCTGCTCGAAGCCGAGTTTGTTCGTAAAATCCTCGTAGTATTCGAAGGAATCCTCCAATCCCACGGACGAATCGTCCAGACGAACCAAATCGATCCCGAATACGGGAACCGAAGCGAACAGAAAAATAACGGCGATGATTTGAAATAACTTTTTGAACATGAATGCGACTCGCCGATTTCCCAATCAAACCATGATTTCAAATTCTTTCCGGGGTTCAACACCGGTTCAAAGAAAAAACAAAATCCAACCTAACAATACGGCTCCGACCGGCAAAAAAATCGTCCACATTCTTCCCAAAGTTCTTCCGTCGAGAACCGAAGCGGTATGTTTGAATCCGCAAAAGACGTATAAAATCACGGGAAGAATTTTCCAAAGTTCGAGCGCTCCCGATTTGAAAAATCGAACCGATGCGAGAGACAAAACGGTCCAGAAAACGAACTCGATAACGCCGAACCATTTCCGGGGCGACGGAACGACCGGATCGAATTTCAGATAACTGCTCCGATCCACTTCTTCGGGGATCAAAGACGGTCCGATGCTCGCCGGTCTCCAGCCCGGAGGTTTGAGGAGAAGGAGAAGTTTATCTTTCACGTTAGGCGCCTTTCGCATTAACGAAAAAAGTTCCTCGTACACGTGCAAGTTCGTATAAACCGGATCGAACGTTGTGACCGGTTTCGTCAAACCGTAGACCGGTTCTTCCTCTTCTCTCGCAAACGATCCGAAAATCCGATCCCAGAAGATGAGAATTCCTCCGTGGTTTTTATCGATGTATTTCGGATCTCTTCCGTGATGAACCCGGTGATGCGCCGGGGTCACGAGTATTTCCTCCAAGAAGCCGAGCTTTCCGATCAGTCTCGTGTGAACCCAGAACTGATAGATCTTTAAAATTCCGTGCGCCAAAAGAAACGCCTGCCAAGGAACTCCGCAAAATGCGATTCCGAGATTGAAAGCATATTCGAAAATTCTTTGAAAGCTGGATTGACGCAAAGCCACGGAAAGATTGAATTCTTCGCTGGAATGGTGCGTAACGTGACAAGCCCAAAGGAAATTGACTTCGTGGGTCGCGCGGTGAAACCAGTAATACACGAAATCCACCGCGAGAAATACGAATATCCATCCCGCCAAATTCCTAAGATCCCCGTGAAAACCGGTCGAGTCCTTCCAAATCGGCGCACCCAACGGAATCTCCGGAACTCCGAACAAAGTCTGCAAAGAGTAGAATATTCTAAACTTCTCATATACCCAAAGTGAAGCTATGGTGACAAGAACCCCCGTCAGAGAAAACAGAATTCCGGTGCTTAAATCGGCGACCGTATCGTTCCATCGATAGACTTTTTTCCCGGAGATCCCGGAATACAAAACCTCCACTCCGATCAGAAGCAGAAAGAAAGGCACCGCTAAGTCTATGATGGATCCTTGCATACGATTAACCGTTTTGATTTAAGAATTTTGCGATCTTGCGAATGATGAATCGAGGCGTTATACGAACGCTCTGCGCCAAAATCTTGTTCAAAGCTCCGGAGATCACGACCGGTTTTCCCTTTTTCAAAGCCGCATATCCGATTTCGGCGACTTCCTTCGCGCTCATGATCGGCGCCATCGGATTATTCAGAAGTTTCGATTTCGTGATTTCGGCTCTTTCGAAAAATTCTGTTTTGGTCGGGCCGGGACAAAGAGTGGTAACGATGACTCCGTCCTTATATACGTCTTCGTAAATCGCTTCCGAAAGTGAAAGGACATACGCCTTTGTCGCATAATAATTGGCCATGTTCGGTCCCGGTTGAAACGCAGCCGTGGACGCGACGTTCAGAATTTTTCCGCTCTTGCGTTCCACCATACCCTGCAAAAAGAGATGCGTCAACTCGGCGAGAGAAGTGACGTTGACTTGGATCATCGCGAGTTCTTTTTTCAGATCCATCTTATCGAATCTTCCGCTCGTGCCGAAACCCGCGTTGTTCACCAGAATTTCGACGACCGCTTTGGATTTTTTCGCGAAGTCGAAAATTTTCTTCGGCGCCTGGCGGTCCGCAAGATCGACGGAAAGCGTATCCACTTTCACTTTGTAAGACGATTCGATTTCCTTCTTTACCGATTTGAGTGTTTTTTCGTTTCTTGCGACGAGTATAATATCGTATCCGTCCGCCGCGATCAGTTTGCTGAGTTCGTAGCCGATTCCGACCGTTCCGCCCGTGATGATTGCCGTTCTTGCCATTTGCACTTTTCCTTTTGTCGGTCGAAAATATTCGCGGGAAAAAAGAGAGAAAGACTTTTTTATACCGAGCGATCCTTAGAGAGCGAGGTAGCCAAACGAGCAACGGAGTGTTGCGAGTGGCTTCCAGCATAGCTGGAAAATCCGAGCGATCCTTAGAGAGAAAACTCAGCGTTTCGTTCTTTTTAACTCAGCGGATGCCTCTCTATGGATCGGCATCCAGGTAGCCAAACGAGCAACGGAGTGTTGCGAGTGGCTTCCGGCTTAGTTGGAAAATCCGAGAACTCCAAAAAAAAAGCCGCCTGTGATTTTTCAAAGGCGGCTTTACACTCGGATGGAGTTTTAAAACGTTCGATTACTTCTGCGAAGGAAAGATCCCCTGGACCAGAAGTAAGACGCTCTTTTGAAAGTCAGGCTTTACGATATCCGCATACGTCCAAGGAACGAAAATGCTGGAAATCCGTTCGCTTTCTCCGCTTTGGACTTCGATCAGCTGCAAACGAACTCCAACGATGGAACCCGCTTCGAGGCTGGAAGTGGTTCGGGTTTGAGTCGTAGTCCCTCCTCCGCCTCCGGAATTATTATTGTTGTTCTGCTGCTGAACCGAAATGGTCTTCGTAAAAATTTCGTTTCCGGGCGTGCTGTATGCGTAGGGAACCAAAACATACTCGATGTTTTTCTTTTTCAGTTCGTCGCGAAGACCGGCACTCAAAGGAACGAAAGGATTTTTAAACGTCTTCTGGATTTCAGGAGTTAGACGTTTTTCGTCTTTCTCGTCCAGATACTGTACCGAAGGATTCTCCGTAGAAAGAACGTTTTTCAGTGTGGAATAAAGACTTCCTTCCAAAAACATTTTGAAACTTTTACGAGCCGGGGAATCCTGAAATTGTTTTCTGGAATCCACGCTGATTTCCACGATTCCGCCTTTTGCCTTCGGTTTGCTCAGCGCGTTCTTTCTTTGACTGTCCTGAAACGGAGTGTGATACACGTCTTCCGAAATGTAATCGCTGTAATTCGGCAGGATCAGAAGAATTTTCGAACCCTTAACGTCCTTTCCTTCGGCTAAATAATCCGCTTTGTAATGCGAAAACGAAATACAATTCGCGAAAAGTAAAGCCGAGGCTCCCAACAATGAGGTTATAGATCGATTCAATTTCATCTTAATTCTCCAAAACTTGCATGAGCATTGCGTCGATCTGTTCGCTGGATTCTTCCACGCCGCCGGCACCGTGTACGGAACGGATCGTGCGGATATTTTTTCCGGATTTCAGGTCTACGACGAAATAAGTCATAGTATAATTTTCTAATACTGTTTTTCCGATATAAACGGGAAGTGCCACAAACCAAACGTCGGTTACGGAAACGGTCGGTCTATAGTCCAAAAGAACCGGAAGGATCGCGTAATCTTCCTTCAGCTTTAAACCTTTAAAATCACTTTCCAAACCTTTTAGATCTTCCACAAAGAAGTCTTCGTCGGTTTCGATGGGCTGCATTCCCGTAGCGCCCGCCATTGCAGGATCGCTCATCGCTCTTACCGTTGCGGCTTGCAGAAGTTCCTTACCGGTTGCTAAAGCGACTCTTGCCGATTTTTCCCTTTCCCAAACGGATGTATAAATTTTGGAAAGTGACTTCGTGAACGCCGCGTCCTTCAAAGACTTTTTAATATCCGCAGGAGTCGACTGAACGTATCCCGA of Leptospira sanjuanensis contains these proteins:
- a CDS encoding sterol desaturase family protein, with product MQGSIIDLAVPFFLLLIGVEVLYSGISGKKVYRWNDTVADLSTGILFSLTGVLVTIASLWVYEKFRIFYSLQTLFGVPEIPLGAPIWKDSTGFHGDLRNLAGWIFVFLAVDFVYYWFHRATHEVNFLWACHVTHHSSEEFNLSVALRQSSFQRIFEYAFNLGIAFCGVPWQAFLLAHGILKIYQFWVHTRLIGKLGFLEEILVTPAHHRVHHGRDPKYIDKNHGGILIFWDRIFGSFAREEEEPVYGLTKPVTTFDPVYTNLHVYEELFSLMRKAPNVKDKLLLLLKPPGWRPASIGPSLIPEEVDRSSYLKFDPVVPSPRKWFGVIEFVFWTVLSLASVRFFKSGALELWKILPVILYVFCGFKHTASVLDGRTLGRMWTIFLPVGAVLLGWILFFL
- a CDS encoding SDR family NAD(P)-dependent oxidoreductase, producing the protein MARTAIITGGTVGIGYELSKLIAADGYDIILVARNEKTLKSVKKEIESSYKVKVDTLSVDLADRQAPKKIFDFAKKSKAVVEILVNNAGFGTSGRFDKMDLKKELAMIQVNVTSLAELTHLFLQGMVERKSGKILNVASTAAFQPGPNMANYYATKAYVLSLSEAIYEDVYKDGVIVTTLCPGPTKTEFFERAEITKSKLLNNPMAPIMSAKEVAEIGYAALKKGKPVVISGALNKILAQSVRITPRFIIRKIAKFLNQNG
- a CDS encoding 7TM diverse intracellular signaling domain-containing protein, with amino-acid sequence MFKKLFQIIAVIFLFASVPVFGIDLVRLDDSSVGLEDSFEYYEDFTNKLGFEQIRALADQGKFNSGNISSLGYTNASVWVRLNVENSSAQPIRWIVEYQYPNADLVEYYDVKKGESPFYRAGDSIPFGIRPIQYRNPAFPSVGLPKTKKSVFLRIKSDSRIQLSLRYYGALGFYQKVIYEQFFFGLFFGAMLVLALYNLLLFASTKERSYFFFAIYIFGFSLFQFVLEGFGFQILWPDWVAWTNVSVPFFLLICLTLMCLFVNVYLDLKNRSKISHRIFQYLQAVFLTCAFVSLWIPERFGIWIGLFCTFACVILLFINGIRSIAWNQWNASYFLSAWGILVLGSILFLFLHSGWFRNFGLKFWVIEIASLFHVVLMGLGLADRVKVLSKVLSAKIKELGSTKLVAERSEKRFKNLFEESEEFLFTMDTNGRIRNANKALGRLLGFDPEEVIGWDFLDLIFVPTGGDVAYAKILAKDKIDELLRTGKSSEFAVEFRQKFVLEPRQIRVRLQLLDLGDRKGILGKAYELDEDILSKFIVSESMHFTLNNYLRNADLLSRLLTVNLSSFVGTEIIIAIRTCIREIVINSIEHGNLAISFDEKTEALAEGRYLEFIQKRQKEPFYNYRTVKVSYSLNARRIGFLISDEGEGFDYKKILNLDIEKLNETSLTHGRGIVMTRRVFDIVRFNEKGNRVLLIKYLKKPLRYKREKTSFDV
- a CDS encoding LIC_11366 family protein — encoded protein: MRATSKIFGISFCVLLFFPLLPNPSSALNAETELSKTKSHSRKPALEIPPEEESYWELGLRAGIGYKGEDRLNSFLRGFTDTYDPRVASKTKLDPPSNVSQGELFLRRKIGPESQIGFIGGYREWQKFGLKQVSSEPFYTDLTFKLSNPYFLLMYWHEWNYKRWIFQGGLGAGMSQVYWDSKGYATSGRESFRQEGSLTGTGIEFRLEGSVNRRITDSTSLQLGIALSWINIPSLNGTFNGESASFYLREDGRVTPLTESNNQTAILVTNQFSRKLEFQVLTTTLFFGVAQKF